A part of Curtobacterium sp. MCLR17_036 genomic DNA contains:
- a CDS encoding FBP domain-containing protein produces MLPITEKTLRTSFVNASRKETSDITLPAEFATTDWDALDYLGWRDPKIGRRAYAVVPTLDGTLVGILFRQAEASSRARAQCSWCQDVQLPNDVVFYSAKRSGPAGRNGNTVGTLVCQDFQCSRNVRKLPPPAYEGYDVEAARVRRIEDLQLRAASFAAEV; encoded by the coding sequence ATGCTCCCCATCACGGAGAAGACCCTCCGCACGTCCTTCGTCAACGCCTCCCGCAAGGAGACGTCCGACATCACGCTGCCCGCCGAGTTCGCGACCACCGACTGGGACGCACTCGACTACCTCGGCTGGCGCGACCCGAAGATCGGACGGCGCGCGTACGCCGTCGTGCCGACACTCGACGGCACGCTCGTCGGCATCCTGTTCCGGCAGGCCGAGGCCTCGTCCCGCGCGCGCGCCCAGTGCTCGTGGTGCCAGGACGTGCAGCTGCCGAACGACGTCGTGTTCTACAGCGCGAAGCGCTCGGGGCCTGCCGGTCGGAACGGCAACACCGTCGGCACCCTGGTCTGCCAGGACTTCCAGTGCTCGCGCAACGTCCGGAAGCTGCCGCCGCCGGCGTACGAGGGGTACGACGTCGAGGCGGCGCGGGTCCGGCGCATCGAGGACCTGCAGCTGCGCGCCGCGTCCTTCGCCGCCGAGGTCTGA
- a CDS encoding helix-turn-helix transcriptional regulator: protein MGIDVRNEIRDFLSSRRARLTPEQVGMPSFGGGVRRVPGLRRHEVAMLAGVSVDYYTRLERGSLKGVSESVLEGLANALQLDEDERVHLWDLTRLANAGVKDMHRTVPTRVRPAVQRLLDAITGAPAWVRNERGDVVATNELGHALYAPMFAGPGRPVNTARFTFLDPSAREFFPDWAQTARDAVAVLRAAAVSNPCEPGLITLVGELSTRSEEFRTWWAEHDVRMHRGGGKRIVHPIVGELRLTYEALDLVADPGLVLFTYSAEPSSESERSLSLLGSWAATERAERSAALRASESESVD, encoded by the coding sequence ATGGGTATCGACGTGCGCAACGAGATCCGCGACTTCCTGTCCTCGCGACGGGCCCGGCTCACGCCGGAGCAGGTCGGCATGCCGTCCTTCGGCGGCGGCGTCCGACGCGTCCCCGGCCTGCGGCGGCACGAGGTCGCGATGCTCGCCGGGGTGAGCGTCGACTACTACACGCGGCTCGAACGGGGCTCGCTGAAGGGCGTCTCGGAGAGCGTGCTCGAGGGACTCGCGAACGCGCTGCAGCTCGACGAGGACGAACGCGTGCACCTGTGGGACCTCACCCGCCTGGCGAACGCCGGCGTGAAGGACATGCACCGCACCGTCCCCACCCGGGTGCGGCCGGCGGTGCAGCGCCTGCTCGACGCGATCACGGGCGCACCGGCGTGGGTGCGCAACGAGCGGGGTGACGTCGTCGCCACGAACGAGCTCGGCCACGCCCTCTACGCGCCGATGTTCGCCGGCCCCGGGCGCCCGGTGAACACCGCCCGCTTCACCTTCCTCGACCCGTCCGCCCGCGAGTTCTTCCCGGACTGGGCGCAGACCGCACGCGACGCCGTCGCGGTCCTGCGCGCCGCCGCGGTGTCGAACCCCTGCGAGCCCGGGCTCATCACGCTCGTCGGCGAGCTCTCCACCCGCAGCGAGGAGTTCCGCACCTGGTGGGCGGAGCACGACGTGCGGATGCACCGCGGCGGGGGCAAGCGCATCGTGCACCCGATCGTCGGCGAGCTCCGCCTGACCTACGAGGCCCTCGACCTCGTCGCCGACCCCGGACTCGTGCTGTTCACGTACTCAGCGGAGCCGAGCAGCGAGTCCGAGCGCTCGTTGTCGCTGCTCGGCTCGTGGGCGGCGACCGAACGGGCCGAGCGCTCCGCGGCCCTGCGGGCGTCGGAGTCCGAGTCGGTCGACTGA
- a CDS encoding aldo/keto reductase, translating to MQTRKLADLEVGPVGLGTMGMSAFYTGAGTDDDESIRTVHRAIDLGVTLFDTAEAYGPYTNEDLLRRALADRRDDVVIATKFGLITHTAGEETPATGRGISSAPESVREALEGSLRRLGTDHIDLYYQHRVDPAVPIEDVVGQLAGFVQEGKIRHIGLSEASAATIRKAHAVHPITALQSEYSLWTRDPEGDVLDTLRELGIGLVPYSPLGRGFLTGAITKPSDLDSDDFRLANPRFQQEAFAQNMRIVDAVKDIATEAGATPAQVSLAWLLAQGDDVVPIPGTKRVSRLEENVGAADLTLTADQLSRLSSLPVPTGDRYPDMSSIGR from the coding sequence ATGCAGACACGCAAGCTCGCAGACCTCGAGGTCGGACCCGTCGGCCTCGGAACCATGGGCATGAGCGCCTTCTACACGGGCGCCGGCACCGACGACGACGAGTCGATCCGCACCGTCCACCGCGCGATCGACCTCGGCGTCACCCTGTTCGACACCGCCGAGGCGTACGGCCCGTACACGAACGAGGACCTGCTCCGCCGGGCCCTCGCCGACCGGCGCGACGACGTCGTCATCGCGACGAAGTTCGGCCTCATCACGCACACCGCCGGCGAGGAGACCCCCGCCACCGGCCGCGGCATCAGCTCCGCCCCGGAGTCCGTGCGTGAGGCGCTCGAGGGCTCGCTCCGCCGCCTCGGCACCGACCACATCGACCTCTACTACCAGCACCGCGTCGACCCGGCCGTCCCGATCGAGGACGTCGTCGGCCAGCTCGCCGGCTTCGTGCAGGAGGGCAAGATCCGGCACATCGGCCTCTCCGAGGCGAGCGCCGCCACGATCCGCAAGGCCCACGCCGTGCACCCGATCACCGCGCTGCAGAGCGAGTACTCGCTGTGGACGCGCGACCCCGAGGGCGACGTGCTCGACACCCTGCGCGAGCTCGGCATCGGCCTGGTGCCGTACTCGCCGCTCGGCCGCGGGTTCCTGACCGGTGCGATCACGAAGCCGTCCGACCTGGACTCCGACGACTTCCGCCTGGCGAACCCCCGCTTCCAGCAGGAGGCGTTCGCGCAGAACATGCGCATCGTCGACGCGGTCAAGGACATCGCGACCGAGGCCGGCGCCACCCCGGCGCAGGTGTCCCTCGCCTGGCTGCTGGCCCAGGGCGACGACGTCGTCCCGATCCCCGGCACGAAGCGGGTCTCGCGCCTCGAGGAGAACGTCGGCGCGGCCGACCTGACCCTCACCGCGGACCAGCTGTCGCGCCTGTCGTCGCTGCCCGTGCCGACCGGCGACCGCTACCCGGACATGTCGAGCATCGGTCGCTGA
- a CDS encoding SAM-dependent methyltransferase, with protein MTTPPDTAAADDDRRRYRRAEPVFARAVAKALGGAGSLLELGPPKGDAAPSYAPTDRSRVTVVDAAGHLPFADGAFDAALATAPLPGPVDPGAVLAELRRVTRGPIVLIAVDRELAQEHWLAEYAPEVVAAAARRHPSPADVSDALPGDAVTAVPLPIPFTCVDGFAEAYSARPERLLDAGVRHADPAWAQVDAFTARRSVAALRSALESGEWDRCHGALRISPTHRGSLVLVTATPTA; from the coding sequence GTGACGACCCCGCCGGACACCGCCGCCGCCGACGACGACCGGCGCCGGTACCGTCGCGCCGAACCGGTCTTCGCCCGCGCCGTCGCGAAGGCCCTCGGCGGCGCCGGCTCGCTGCTCGAGCTCGGGCCGCCGAAGGGCGACGCGGCGCCCTCGTACGCGCCGACCGACCGGAGTCGCGTCACGGTCGTCGACGCCGCCGGGCACCTGCCGTTCGCCGACGGGGCGTTCGACGCCGCACTCGCCACGGCGCCCCTGCCGGGACCGGTCGACCCCGGGGCCGTGCTCGCCGAGCTGCGCCGGGTGACCCGCGGGCCGATCGTGCTGATCGCGGTCGACCGCGAGCTCGCGCAGGAGCACTGGCTCGCGGAGTACGCACCCGAGGTCGTCGCGGCAGCGGCCCGGCGCCACCCGTCGCCGGCCGACGTCAGCGATGCGCTCCCGGGCGACGCGGTGACGGCCGTGCCGCTGCCGATCCCGTTCACGTGCGTCGACGGCTTCGCCGAGGCGTACTCCGCCCGCCCCGAACGGCTGCTCGACGCGGGCGTCCGGCACGCAGACCCGGCGTGGGCGCAGGTCGACGCGTTCACCGCGCGACGGTCGGTCGCGGCACTCCGCTCCGCGCTGGAGTCCGGTGAGTGGGACCGGTGTCACGGGGCGCTCCGGATCAGCCCGACGCACCGGGGGTCGCTCGTGCTCGTCACCGCGACCCCGACCGCTTGA